From a single Salinirussus salinus genomic region:
- the mutS gene encoding DNA mismatch repair protein MutS, with product MTGEGIVGEFFSLKEGTDADLLAMQCGDFYEFFGEDAETVADELDLKVSEKSSHGSSYPMAGVPVDDLTPYLRALVERGYRVAVADQYETAGGHAREIERVVTPGTLLETTDADSQYLAAVCRDGAYGLAFADVTTGQFHVATAADADGALSELYRFAPVEVLPGPDLRAEEGLLGRVRERTDATVTLHAAEAFAPGRARHRVRDQFGAEAVESVGLEADAAVRAAGAVLSYVEETGAGVLASMTRLQSHAAGQGVALDATTRRNLELVETMRGESEGSLYDTVDHTVTSAGGRLLAEWLQRPRRSRGVLETRQAAVAALAEAAMARENLRELLEGAADLERLASRAASGSADGRALRSVAATLSVLGEAVDLVAGTDRLAGSPLAEVLDRPDRQAAAALAADLDAALVAEPPGTVTQGGVIARGHDADLDEVVERHEAALEWVDGLADREKQRLGVTHLSVDRNKTDGYYIQVGNSETDEVPEEYDRVKSLKNAERYTTEELEEKEREILRLEERRYELERELFEELRERVAARAELLQGVGRALAEVDVLAGFAAHAVHNDWTRPELVDGRELEVEAGRHPVVEQTTDFVPNDLRMDDDRRFLVVTGPNMSGKSTYMRQAALITLLAQVGSFVPARSARVGLVDGIYTRVGALDELAQGRSTFMIEMTELANILHSATEDSLVILDEVGRGTATYDGISIAWSATEYIANEVRCRTLFATHYHELTTLGEELPTVENVHVAVDGEPGSPSPSGTSSRSGDERDEDVTFLRTVRDGATDRSYGIHVAALAGVPEPVVERSRDVLDRLRENEAVEVQGSDTGGGTTQAVFDLGSGQFVRDGDESAGRERPGSDGSPQATTERTGEAAIDPEAEAVLEELGAVDVNETPPVELMAKVQEWQERMDGN from the coding sequence ATGACCGGGGAGGGTATCGTCGGGGAGTTCTTCTCGCTGAAGGAGGGGACCGACGCCGACCTGCTGGCGATGCAGTGTGGCGACTTCTACGAGTTCTTCGGCGAGGACGCCGAGACGGTCGCCGACGAACTCGACCTCAAAGTATCGGAAAAGTCCTCCCACGGCTCGTCGTACCCGATGGCCGGCGTGCCCGTCGACGACCTCACCCCCTACCTCCGGGCGCTGGTCGAGCGGGGTTACCGGGTCGCGGTCGCCGACCAGTACGAGACAGCGGGCGGCCACGCACGGGAGATAGAGCGGGTCGTCACGCCGGGCACCCTCCTCGAGACGACTGACGCCGACAGCCAGTACCTCGCGGCGGTCTGTCGCGACGGGGCGTACGGGCTGGCCTTCGCCGACGTCACGACCGGCCAGTTCCACGTCGCCACCGCGGCAGACGCCGACGGGGCCCTCTCGGAGCTGTACCGCTTCGCGCCCGTCGAGGTGCTGCCGGGGCCGGACCTGCGGGCCGAGGAGGGACTGCTCGGGCGGGTTCGCGAGCGGACGGACGCGACGGTCACGCTGCACGCCGCGGAGGCGTTCGCGCCCGGCCGGGCCCGCCACCGCGTCCGCGACCAGTTCGGCGCGGAGGCCGTCGAGAGCGTCGGGCTCGAGGCCGACGCCGCGGTCCGTGCCGCGGGTGCGGTGCTTTCCTACGTCGAGGAGACCGGCGCCGGCGTGCTCGCCTCGATGACCCGCCTGCAGTCTCACGCCGCCGGCCAGGGGGTGGCGCTGGACGCGACAACGCGGCGCAACCTCGAACTCGTCGAGACCATGCGCGGGGAGAGCGAGGGGAGTCTCTACGACACCGTCGACCACACCGTCACCAGCGCGGGCGGCCGGCTGCTGGCGGAGTGGCTCCAGCGCCCCCGGCGCTCGCGGGGCGTCCTCGAGACCCGCCAGGCCGCGGTGGCCGCCCTCGCCGAGGCCGCCATGGCCCGCGAGAACCTCCGCGAGTTGCTCGAGGGCGCGGCCGACCTCGAGCGGCTGGCCTCGCGGGCCGCCTCGGGCAGCGCCGACGGCCGCGCCCTCCGGTCGGTCGCCGCGACGCTCTCCGTGCTCGGCGAGGCCGTCGACCTCGTCGCCGGGACCGACCGCCTCGCCGGCTCGCCGCTCGCCGAGGTGCTCGACCGGCCCGACCGCCAAGCGGCCGCAGCCCTCGCCGCCGACCTCGACGCCGCGCTCGTCGCGGAGCCACCCGGAACGGTCACGCAGGGCGGGGTCATCGCCCGCGGCCACGACGCCGACCTCGACGAGGTGGTCGAGCGCCACGAGGCGGCCCTGGAGTGGGTCGACGGCCTCGCCGACCGGGAGAAACAGCGCCTCGGGGTCACCCACCTCTCCGTCGACCGCAACAAGACCGACGGCTACTACATCCAGGTCGGCAACAGCGAGACCGACGAGGTCCCCGAGGAGTACGACCGCGTCAAGAGCCTGAAAAACGCCGAGCGGTACACGACGGAGGAGTTAGAGGAGAAAGAGCGGGAGATCCTCAGACTCGAAGAGCGCCGGTACGAGCTGGAGCGGGAGCTGTTCGAGGAGCTGCGCGAGCGGGTCGCGGCGCGAGCGGAGTTGCTCCAGGGCGTCGGCCGGGCACTCGCCGAGGTGGACGTCCTGGCGGGCTTTGCGGCGCATGCCGTCCACAACGACTGGACCCGGCCCGAACTCGTCGACGGCCGCGAACTCGAGGTCGAGGCCGGGCGCCACCCCGTCGTCGAGCAAACCACCGACTTCGTCCCGAACGACCTCCGGATGGACGACGACCGGCGGTTCCTGGTCGTGACGGGGCCGAACATGAGCGGGAAGTCGACGTACATGCGCCAGGCCGCACTCATCACGCTGCTCGCGCAGGTTGGGAGTTTCGTCCCCGCCCGGAGCGCGCGAGTCGGGCTTGTCGACGGCATCTACACCCGCGTGGGCGCGCTCGACGAACTCGCCCAGGGCCGCTCGACGTTCATGATCGAGATGACGGAGCTCGCGAACATCCTCCACTCCGCGACCGAGGATTCACTCGTCATTCTGGACGAGGTAGGACGCGGCACGGCGACCTACGACGGCATCTCCATCGCCTGGAGCGCGACGGAGTACATCGCAAACGAGGTCAGGTGTCGGACCCTCTTCGCGACGCACTACCACGAACTGACGACGCTGGGCGAGGAGCTCCCGACCGTCGAGAACGTCCACGTCGCCGTCGACGGCGAGCCCGGGTCGCCATCGCCGAGCGGGACATCCTCCCGCTCCGGTGACGAGCGAGACGAGGACGTCACGTTCCTGCGGACGGTCCGCGACGGTGCGACGGACCGCTCCTACGGGATCCACGTCGCGGCCCTCGCGGGCGTTCCCGAACCGGTCGTCGAGCGCTCGCGGGACGTGCTCGACAGACTCAGGGAGAACGAGGCGGTCGAGGTCCAGGGCAGCGACACGGGCGGCGGGACGACACAGGCCGTCTTCGACCTCGGCTCGGGGCAGTTCGTCCGTGACGGGGACGAAAGCGCGGGCAGGGAACGGCCCGGGTCCGACGGGAGTCCACAGGCCACGACCGAGCGGACGGGGGAGGCGGCAATCGACCCCGAAGCGGAAGCCGTCCTCGAGGAACTCGGTGCGGTCGATGTCAACGAGACGCCGCCGGTCGAGCTGATGGCGAAAGTCCAGGAGTGGCAAGAACGGATGGACGGAAACTGA
- a CDS encoding COG1470 family protein: MVAVRELAAALVVVLALGAAVAPAAGTVPAPGGGAQTDDTSQTVVVTQEFRLMPDRPGYIDVRWEFDIPEAVSEVRPRVPADAVNPRTDGFTPAAGTSYEWDGTTETPSLTFTVPVNETREVPGPEGADGQYVFVDTGDWAVAGNDGVPFGYTYRGDTDITVQQRNVTAGPGVAGRAMVFLGAHEEYTRSAHGQRFRLVVPDAADLAPSREEVFDSVTAASDTLRVGDRDPQVLMVAAPTTVDWGVEGLQRGDRDLYVTADEGVDTPENTWLHEYVHTRQRFNLSAETTWLAEATAQYYAARLTLRQDRVGFREFAGLLRRGTDSRFSEAVLANPATWSTANYHVGALVVGDLDRRTRLATDSASTFQAVFRRLNERSTATSGREFLGIVRGTGGDAVAERARRYAETTDRPAVWSATEHGEAFGPLPARMRYAIDGLAVRGPYRNGSLSASGTVRLVTGESVGVNATATNVGGRTGPYNLTLTRDGRVVDYATGELDPDGTAAVPVAASFGEPGTYALAVEGARRTVEVRRPAALTVSELAVDRGRVEPGASVTVTATVRNGADRPGETALTVARDSQVVDRRTLRLDAGGVRTVSLSVRVPEGSHRITAGDRSVTVTGGDGETTAGGREETGGSGGDATAGGATPGFGVAGVVLAVAAVLAVARALALDR, encoded by the coding sequence ATGGTGGCCGTCCGCGAACTCGCCGCGGCACTCGTCGTCGTCCTCGCGCTCGGGGCGGCCGTCGCCCCGGCGGCTGGAACCGTCCCCGCTCCCGGCGGGGGGGCCCAGACGGACGACACGAGTCAGACCGTCGTCGTCACCCAGGAGTTCCGGCTCATGCCCGACCGCCCGGGATACATCGACGTCCGCTGGGAGTTCGACATCCCGGAGGCCGTCTCCGAGGTCCGCCCGCGGGTCCCGGCGGACGCTGTGAACCCTCGAACCGACGGGTTCACGCCTGCTGCCGGCACCAGCTACGAGTGGGACGGGACGACCGAGACGCCGTCGCTGACGTTCACCGTCCCGGTCAACGAGACCCGAGAGGTGCCCGGTCCCGAGGGCGCCGACGGCCAGTACGTCTTCGTCGACACTGGCGACTGGGCGGTCGCCGGAAACGACGGCGTCCCCTTCGGCTACACCTACCGCGGCGATACGGATATCACCGTCCAGCAGCGAAACGTCACCGCCGGCCCCGGCGTCGCCGGCCGGGCGATGGTCTTTCTGGGCGCCCACGAGGAGTACACTCGCTCGGCACACGGCCAGCGGTTCCGGCTGGTCGTCCCGGACGCCGCCGACCTGGCGCCCTCCAGGGAGGAGGTCTTCGACAGCGTGACCGCCGCCTCGGACACGCTTCGGGTCGGCGACCGGGACCCGCAGGTCCTGATGGTCGCGGCGCCGACGACCGTCGACTGGGGGGTCGAGGGGCTCCAGCGCGGTGACCGCGACCTCTACGTTACGGCCGACGAGGGCGTCGACACCCCCGAGAACACCTGGCTCCACGAGTACGTCCACACCCGCCAGCGGTTCAACCTCTCCGCGGAGACGACCTGGCTGGCGGAGGCGACAGCCCAGTACTACGCCGCCCGGCTGACCCTCCGGCAGGACCGGGTCGGCTTCCGCGAGTTCGCTGGCCTGCTCCGCCGCGGGACCGACAGCCGCTTCTCGGAGGCGGTGCTCGCGAACCCGGCGACGTGGTCGACGGCGAACTACCACGTCGGCGCGCTCGTCGTCGGTGACCTTGACCGGCGGACCCGGCTGGCGACCGACAGCGCGAGCACCTTCCAGGCGGTGTTCCGCCGGCTCAACGAGCGCTCGACGGCCACCTCCGGCCGCGAGTTCCTCGGGATAGTCCGCGGGACCGGGGGCGACGCCGTGGCCGAGCGGGCCCGCCGGTACGCCGAGACGACCGACCGCCCCGCGGTCTGGTCGGCCACCGAGCACGGCGAGGCCTTCGGCCCGCTCCCGGCGCGCATGCGGTACGCCATCGACGGGCTCGCGGTCCGCGGTCCCTACCGCAACGGGAGTCTGTCGGCCTCGGGCACGGTCCGGCTCGTGACCGGCGAGTCGGTCGGCGTGAACGCGACGGCGACGAACGTCGGCGGCCGCACAGGGCCGTACAACCTGACGCTGACCCGTGACGGCCGGGTCGTCGACTACGCGACCGGCGAGCTCGACCCCGACGGGACCGCCGCGGTGCCGGTCGCGGCCTCCTTCGGAGAGCCCGGCACCTACGCGCTGGCGGTCGAGGGGGCACGCCGGACCGTCGAGGTGCGCCGGCCGGCCGCCCTCACCGTGTCGGAGCTCGCTGTCGACCGCGGGCGGGTCGAGCCCGGTGCGTCGGTGACCGTGACCGCGACCGTCCGCAACGGTGCCGACCGGCCCGGGGAGACGGCTCTGACCGTCGCCCGCGACAGCCAGGTCGTCGACCGCCGCACCCTCCGCCTGGACGCCGGCGGCGTGCGAACCGTCTCCCTGAGCGTCCGGGTCCCGGAGGGCAGCCACCGGATCACCGCCGGCGACCGGTCGGTGACCGTCACCGGCGGGGACGGTGAGACGACGGCCGGGGGGCGTGAAGAGACCGGCGGGTCGGGCGGCGACGCCACGGCCGGCGGCGCCACGCCCGGCTTCGGGGTCGCCGGCGTCGTTCTGGCGGTCGCTGCTGTGCTCGCGGTGGCCCGCGCGCTCGCCCTCGACCGCTAG
- the thiD gene encoding bifunctional hydroxymethylpyrimidine kinase/phosphomethylpyrimidine kinase, translating into MTRKAAPVTPPVVCTVAGSDSGGGAGVQADLKTVEAGGGFGTSVVTSVTAQNTTGVESTHVLPVEEVDAQATAVFEDFDVAAVKTGMLATAPVVELVAERVAGLDCPAVVDPVMVAASGDRLLEPAAEDAYEELVAGSTLVTPNVDEAEVLTGREVTDPESATAAGEDLVGMGADAALVKGGHLGGEDVVDVLVTADTVETLRHARVDTTATHGSGCTLSSAIATRLAHGDDLPAAVRSGVDLLARAVRYNVDVGGGPGAVHHAVALRDRAARQPTAERVEWVLRDLIERDVSPLVPEVGMNVAGATPYAETAGECAAVEGRVTRTLDGVASPRGVRFGASTHVAGALLAAREADADLRFAANCRYDDAIATALSDLEGAVVEYDREDHADGDGREDGAAPVAIRRGVEAAVTGADRSPVAAVGTGGAREPLVTLFAPGAGALVDRVTTLLDAV; encoded by the coding sequence ATGACACGGAAGGCTGCACCCGTCACGCCGCCGGTCGTCTGTACCGTCGCCGGCAGCGACTCCGGCGGCGGCGCGGGGGTCCAGGCCGACCTCAAGACGGTCGAGGCCGGCGGCGGCTTCGGCACCAGCGTCGTCACGAGCGTCACCGCACAGAACACGACGGGCGTCGAGAGCACCCACGTCCTGCCGGTCGAGGAGGTCGACGCCCAGGCGACCGCAGTCTTCGAGGACTTCGACGTGGCAGCGGTCAAGACCGGGATGCTCGCCACCGCACCCGTCGTCGAACTCGTCGCGGAGCGGGTCGCCGGGCTGGACTGCCCGGCGGTCGTCGACCCGGTGATGGTCGCCGCCTCGGGCGACCGTCTGCTCGAGCCAGCGGCCGAGGACGCCTACGAGGAACTGGTCGCCGGGTCGACGCTCGTCACGCCCAACGTCGACGAGGCGGAGGTGCTCACGGGCAGGGAGGTGACCGACCCAGAGAGCGCTACCGCAGCCGGCGAGGACCTGGTCGGGATGGGAGCCGACGCCGCCCTCGTCAAGGGCGGCCACCTCGGCGGCGAGGACGTCGTCGACGTGCTCGTCACCGCCGACACCGTCGAGACGCTGCGGCACGCGCGCGTCGACACGACCGCGACCCACGGTTCGGGCTGTACGCTCTCCTCGGCCATCGCCACCCGGCTCGCCCACGGCGACGACCTGCCGGCGGCGGTCCGGTCGGGGGTGGACCTGCTCGCGCGGGCGGTCCGGTACAACGTCGACGTCGGCGGGGGGCCGGGCGCGGTCCACCACGCGGTCGCGCTCCGGGACCGCGCGGCCCGCCAGCCGACCGCCGAGCGCGTCGAGTGGGTCCTCCGGGACCTCATCGAGCGCGACGTCTCGCCGCTCGTTCCCGAGGTGGGTATGAACGTCGCCGGCGCGACTCCCTACGCCGAAACCGCGGGGGAGTGTGCGGCCGTCGAGGGACGGGTCACGCGGACGCTCGACGGCGTCGCCTCCCCCCGGGGGGTCCGCTTTGGCGCCTCGACCCACGTCGCCGGCGCGCTGCTCGCCGCCCGCGAGGCCGACGCCGACCTGCGCTTCGCCGCGAACTGCCGGTACGACGACGCTATCGCGACGGCGCTCTCCGACCTGGAGGGGGCGGTCGTCGAGTACGACCGGGAGGACCACGCGGACGGGGACGGGCGCGAAGACGGCGCCGCTCCGGTCGCCATCCGGCGCGGCGTCGAGGCCGCAGTCACCGGCGCCGACCGGAGTCCCGTCGCGGCCGTGGGAACGGGCGGCGCGAGGGAACCGCTGGTCACGCTGTTCGCGCCGGGCGCGGGAGCGCTGGTCGACCGGGTTACGACACTCCTCGACGCGGTCTAG
- a CDS encoding DUF7331 family protein, which translates to MNGEPEQATEGDEQYASIETGDGDTVIYDRTNEHAWVQSSHTVDIEA; encoded by the coding sequence ATGAACGGCGAACCAGAGCAGGCGACCGAGGGGGACGAGCAGTACGCGTCCATCGAGACGGGCGACGGCGACACAGTCATCTACGACCGGACCAACGAGCACGCCTGGGTTCAGTCCTCCCACACCGTCGATATCGAGGCCTGA
- a CDS encoding ABC transporter ATP-binding protein has protein sequence MTAIRTESLTKRFGSLTAVDDLDLTVQEGEVFGFLGPNGAGKSTTIDVLLDFVRPTAGTATVLGRDAQTESTAVRERIGVLPEGFDLYDRLSGRAHVDLAVDLKDADDDPDAILERVGLSAEAGRRNAGGYSQGMRQRLALGMALVGEPDLLVLDEPTNGLDPNGAREMRAIVREEVDRGATVFFSSHILDQVQAVCDRVGIIDDGALVAVDTIDGLRAEVGTAATITLEVDALPTDLHLTELEGVSGVSFGESSVTATCTDPAAKVAVIDRVREAGATVRDITTSEASLEELFAAYTGERR, from the coding sequence ATGACGGCGATACGGACGGAGAGTCTCACGAAACGGTTCGGCAGCCTCACGGCCGTCGACGACCTCGACCTCACAGTACAGGAAGGGGAGGTGTTCGGCTTCCTGGGTCCCAACGGCGCGGGCAAGTCGACGACGATCGACGTCCTGCTGGATTTCGTCCGGCCGACCGCCGGCACCGCCACAGTCCTGGGTCGGGACGCCCAGACCGAGAGCACCGCGGTTCGCGAGCGCATCGGCGTCCTTCCGGAGGGGTTCGACCTCTACGACCGCCTCTCCGGACGGGCACACGTCGACCTCGCGGTCGACCTGAAAGACGCCGACGACGACCCCGACGCGATACTCGAGCGGGTCGGACTCTCCGCCGAGGCGGGCCGGCGCAACGCCGGCGGCTACTCCCAGGGGATGCGCCAGCGCCTCGCGCTGGGGATGGCGCTGGTCGGCGAACCCGACCTGCTCGTCCTCGACGAGCCGACCAACGGGCTCGACCCCAACGGCGCCCGCGAGATGCGCGCCATCGTCCGCGAGGAGGTCGACCGCGGCGCGACGGTCTTTTTTTCCTCGCACATCCTCGACCAGGTCCAGGCGGTCTGTGACCGGGTGGGGATCATCGACGACGGCGCGCTCGTGGCCGTCGACACCATCGACGGCCTCCGCGCGGAGGTCGGCACCGCCGCCACGATCACCCTCGAGGTCGACGCCCTCCCGACCGACCTCCACCTGACCGAACTCGAGGGGGTCTCCGGGGTCTCCTTCGGCGAGTCGTCGGTCACCGCCACCTGCACCGACCCCGCAGCGAAGGTCGCAGTCATCGACCGGGTCCGCGAGGCCGGCGCCACGGTCCGGGACATCACGACCAGCGAAGCCTCCCTCGAAGAGCTGTTCGCGGCCTATACGGGGGAGCGACGATGA
- a CDS encoding ABC transporter permease subunit: MRWLAVARKDFENAARAYLVWGVAGVLAALVVLIVAIPGLVGNFSARLAFEATTQAVGTVVPIVALVAAYLSVAGERESGTLRILLSLPPSRRDVVLGKFLARAALVVASILLAFALGVVASLLVYGTVPVDVVLGTAALTCLLGVSFVGIAVGISASVGSRARAVALAVAFFVLTVVLWSPLLLAVRVLLELPLQGGAQPDWFLFLESFPPSSAFGRLYDSVVGSLLPGGPAASDSVFLSDAAMLAVLAFWTLVPLALGYWRFERADLG; the protein is encoded by the coding sequence ATGAGGTGGCTCGCGGTCGCCCGGAAGGACTTCGAGAACGCCGCCCGGGCGTACCTGGTCTGGGGGGTGGCCGGCGTCCTCGCCGCCCTGGTCGTCCTGATCGTCGCCATCCCGGGGCTGGTGGGCAACTTCTCGGCCCGGCTGGCCTTCGAGGCGACCACGCAGGCGGTGGGAACCGTCGTCCCTATCGTCGCGCTGGTCGCCGCCTACCTCTCGGTGGCGGGCGAACGCGAGTCGGGGACGCTTCGGATCCTGCTCAGCCTCCCGCCCTCGCGGCGCGACGTCGTCCTCGGGAAGTTCCTCGCCCGCGCGGCGCTGGTCGTCGCGAGCATCCTGCTCGCCTTCGCGCTCGGGGTGGTCGCCAGCCTCCTCGTCTACGGGACGGTCCCGGTCGACGTCGTCCTCGGGACGGCCGCGTTGACCTGTCTGCTCGGTGTTTCCTTCGTGGGTATCGCGGTCGGTATCTCCGCATCGGTCGGGAGTCGGGCCCGCGCGGTGGCGCTCGCGGTCGCCTTCTTCGTGCTGACCGTGGTGCTCTGGTCGCCGCTGTTGCTCGCGGTTCGGGTCCTGCTCGAACTCCCCTTGCAGGGCGGGGCCCAGCCGGACTGGTTTCTCTTCCTGGAGTCGTTCCCGCCCTCGAGTGCGTTCGGACGGCTGTACGACAGCGTCGTTGGGTCGCTGTTGCCCGGCGGACCGGCAGCCAGCGACAGCGTCTTTCTGAGCGACGCCGCCATGCTCGCCGTGCTGGCGTTCTGGACGCTGGTGCCGCTGGCGCTGGGATACTGGCGGTTCGAGCGGGCCGACCTCGGCTAG
- a CDS encoding universal stress protein, protein MGTIFVAYGGLPEERTAVLEFAAERAAASGDGLFVYHAREVADEPARDLEAEVRTTVDRVDPDIPLELDLNVETDDAEAADVSKQTRLTDAILESGREFEYVVMGEVEQGRIEELVLPSMTEAVLNTHRVPVLLVPV, encoded by the coding sequence ATGGGAACCATCTTCGTCGCGTACGGGGGGCTGCCCGAGGAGCGAACCGCCGTGCTGGAGTTCGCGGCCGAACGCGCCGCTGCCAGCGGCGACGGCCTGTTCGTCTACCACGCCCGGGAAGTTGCGGACGAGCCCGCCCGGGACCTCGAGGCGGAGGTCCGTACGACGGTCGACCGGGTCGACCCCGACATCCCCCTGGAACTCGACCTGAACGTCGAGACCGACGACGCGGAGGCGGCCGACGTCTCGAAACAGACGCGGCTCACCGACGCCATCCTGGAGTCCGGTCGGGAGTTCGAGTACGTCGTCATGGGCGAGGTCGAACAGGGACGGATCGAGGAGCTCGTGCTCCCGAGCATGACCGAGGCCGTCCTCAACACGCACAGAGTTCCCGTCCTGCTCGTCCCCGTCTAG
- the glmM gene encoding phosphoglucosamine mutase, with protein MFGTSGIRGPVGEEVTAALALDVGRALGAETDRVVVGRDPRESGRLLADALAAGLRECGTDVVDLGLAATPTVARAVAWEGADAGAAVTASHNPPADNGIKLWQRSGQAFDAPMRERVAERVRAGEPDLAAWDGLGGRTAANATDRHREALVGAVDPARDLSVVVDVGNGAGGVTARALQDLGCEVETLNAQPDGSFPGRPSEPTAEHCTSLSTLVRNSDADLGIAHDGDADRMRAVTADGDFLSGDVLLAILARAAAEAGETVAVPVDTSLAVADHLEEADVGVTRTPVGDVHVAAAASEPGVAFGGEPSGAWVWPDETLCPDGPLAACKLAELAADRPLAERAAAVETYSIRRRSVEVGDKAAVMDRVRERVTREEDEETVSTLDGVRVEREEGWTLVRASGTQPLVRLTAEARTEEGAEGLLADAESLLSAARRDVS; from the coding sequence ATGTTCGGAACGAGCGGCATCCGCGGGCCGGTCGGTGAGGAGGTGACGGCGGCGCTGGCACTCGATGTCGGCCGGGCGCTGGGCGCCGAGACCGACCGGGTCGTCGTCGGCCGGGACCCCCGCGAGAGCGGGCGGCTCCTCGCGGACGCGCTGGCCGCCGGCCTGCGGGAGTGTGGAACCGACGTCGTGGACCTGGGGCTGGCGGCGACCCCGACGGTCGCCCGCGCCGTCGCCTGGGAGGGCGCCGACGCCGGCGCGGCGGTCACGGCTTCGCACAATCCCCCGGCCGACAACGGGATCAAACTCTGGCAGCGAAGCGGCCAGGCCTTCGACGCGCCGATGCGCGAGCGGGTCGCAGAGCGGGTCCGTGCCGGCGAACCCGACCTCGCGGCCTGGGACGGGCTGGGCGGCCGGACGGCCGCGAACGCGACCGACCGCCACCGCGAGGCACTCGTCGGGGCGGTCGACCCCGCCCGCGACCTCTCCGTGGTCGTCGACGTCGGCAACGGGGCGGGCGGGGTCACTGCCCGGGCGCTCCAGGACCTCGGTTGCGAGGTCGAGACGCTGAACGCCCAGCCCGACGGCTCCTTTCCCGGCCGGCCCAGCGAACCCACCGCCGAGCACTGTACCTCCCTTTCTACCCTCGTGCGCAATTCCGACGCGGACCTCGGCATCGCTCACGACGGCGACGCCGACCGCATGCGTGCGGTCACCGCCGACGGTGACTTCCTCTCGGGTGACGTCCTCTTGGCGATACTCGCCCGGGCCGCCGCCGAGGCCGGCGAGACCGTCGCGGTGCCCGTCGACACGAGCCTGGCGGTCGCGGACCACCTCGAGGAGGCCGACGTCGGGGTCACGCGGACGCCGGTCGGGGACGTCCACGTCGCGGCCGCGGCCAGCGAGCCCGGCGTGGCCTTCGGCGGCGAGCCCAGCGGGGCCTGGGTCTGGCCGGACGAGACGCTGTGTCCCGACGGCCCGCTGGCGGCCTGCAAGCTGGCCGAACTGGCCGCCGACCGGCCGCTGGCCGAGCGTGCAGCGGCCGTCGAAACCTACTCGATCCGCCGCCGGTCGGTCGAGGTCGGGGACAAGGCGGCGGTGATGGACAGGGTTCGGGAGCGAGTCACGCGGGAGGAAGACGAGGAGACGGTGTCGACGCTTGATGGCGTGCGCGTCGAGCGCGAGGAGGGGTGGACCCTCGTCCGGGCCAGCGGCACCCAGCCGCTCGTGCGCCTGACTGCCGAGGCACGAACGGAGGAGGGCGCTGAAGGGCTACTCGCCGATGCGGAGTCGCTGCTGTCGGCCGCCAGAAGGGATGTAAGCTAG
- a CDS encoding DUF7563 family protein, whose protein sequence is MPECQNCGAFVTADYARVFTPNGVDKPRVCPQCEDKIRDGADVRQARSTRRG, encoded by the coding sequence ATGCCGGAATGCCAGAACTGCGGTGCCTTTGTAACCGCCGACTACGCACGTGTTTTCACACCGAACGGCGTCGACAAGCCGCGGGTCTGCCCCCAGTGTGAGGACAAGATCCGCGACGGAGCCGACGTCCGACAGGCCCGGTCGACGCGACGCGGCTAG
- a CDS encoding SDR family NAD(P)-dependent oxidoreductase, translated as MAHTAVIAGVGPGLGASLARRFAAEGCDVGLLARTESFVQGLAADIRTEYPGDAVAASADITDREAVADAFATVREAFGPVDVLVNHASGATWDGADVDPADFRHSLEVGPVGSLHCTQEALADMRDTEEDGPPEGTRGTVIFTGATSAVRGREGALGFSAAKFAVRGMAESLARELGPEGVHVAHVVIDGGIATPAALEAGADPDELLDPDAIADSYWHLVEQDRSSWTLELDLRPHVEEF; from the coding sequence ATGGCACACACAGCCGTCATCGCCGGCGTCGGCCCCGGTCTGGGCGCGTCGCTGGCCCGCCGGTTCGCCGCCGAGGGGTGTGACGTCGGGCTGCTCGCCCGCACCGAGTCGTTCGTCCAGGGGCTCGCGGCCGACATCCGAACCGAGTACCCCGGCGACGCCGTCGCCGCGTCCGCCGACATCACCGACCGCGAGGCCGTCGCCGACGCCTTCGCGACTGTCCGGGAGGCCTTCGGGCCCGTCGACGTGCTCGTCAACCACGCCAGCGGCGCCACCTGGGACGGCGCCGACGTCGACCCCGCGGACTTCCGGCACAGCCTGGAGGTCGGCCCCGTCGGCAGTCTCCACTGCACCCAGGAGGCGCTGGCGGACATGCGCGACACCGAGGAGGACGGTCCGCCGGAGGGCACCCGCGGGACGGTCATCTTCACCGGCGCGACCTCCGCGGTCCGCGGGCGCGAGGGTGCCCTGGGATTCAGCGCCGCGAAGTTCGCCGTCCGGGGGATGGCGGAGTCGCTGGCCCGCGAACTCGGCCCGGAGGGGGTCCACGTCGCCCACGTCGTCATCGACGGCGGGATCGCTACCCCGGCGGCGCTCGAGGCGGGCGCCGACCCCGACGAGCTGCTCGACCCCGACGCCATCGCCGACTCCTACTGGCACCTGGTCGAGCAGGACCGCTCCTCGTGGACGCTCGAACTCGACCTGCGCCCGCACGTCGAGGAGTTCTGA